The sequence ATCCCGAGATCAGTTGCAAGGCAAAAAAGTACTCGTGCTGGGATGTGGGGAAACAGGGATGGATGTAGGGTACGAAGCCATAATGGCCCCTGCAAAGAAGGTATGGTTAGGTGTCCGAACCGGTTTCTTGTCATTCCCTAAAGTACTCAACAACTTTCGAGTATTGGGCACTACATTTGATGGGAAACTTCCCATCGATGGCCTCATAACAAACGTGAGTCCAAtcccatctttctcaaGAAACCTACATATGGTACATTAACTCCATAACGGCAGCTCTTTGAGACTGCCTATGTTCATCCATGGGTGGCAGCATCTCATATCAGATGGTTCATCTCTGACCTGGTCATTAAGCGTGTTCTCTGGGTACTCACAGGTACTATGGCCGGATGTAACCAGTGGGCTGGAGAGCTTCCCCCTGATAGACAAGGACGTGCATACGTCTTTCTCAACAAATCCGCGAAGGCGATGCAATTTATCAATCGACCATTTtactctctttcccctaTCCATCGCTGGTTCGCGCATTATATCGACCCTCCTTCACCGCCTGGTGATCCAAAAATCGACATCGTTCCCTTCCCACAAGGGTTTGACTTTGAAGGAGGGGCGATCTTTCTCGCCCCGCCGGAACAtaggaggaaagagactGCATGGAAATACGAGTGCAAACCCGACTTGGTGGTGTTGTGTACTGGATACAGACAGGATTGGAGTTGGCTGGGTGAAGGCTACCCAAGAGGTCCCGAGGATTGCGAAATCAGAGGGATCACCAATGCGAAAGACCCGAGTGTTGCGTTCATCGGATTCGTCAGACCTGGTGTTGGTAAGTCACaacccttcctccttcaaaatAGAGCAAAAAAAGAGCCAGGGATTTATCAGATACGACGATGCAGGTGCTATTCCTCCCATAGCAGAGATGCAAGCCCAACTCTTTATACTTCTGGCCGAAAAACGTATCCCAATTCCTGTTTCACCAGAGACATACCATCTCCTGCATTCGCCTACATCACGTATCCAATACGGCGTCGACTATTCTACATACATGTCAACTCTTGCAAAAGACATTGGCTCCGCTCCGGGATTGTTGAAATTATGGTGGGAATACGGGTGGTTCGTCTTATTCGTATACTGGTAAATTAATAATCTTTTTACGTGATGAGACGGAAGAAAAGCTGACAGATGAATTTTCGTTGATAGTTTTGGAGCAGCGTTTCCCACGTTCTACAGACTTACAGGACCTTTCAAAGTCGCCAAGGCAAAGGGTATCGTAGAGACGGAGCTTTGGGATACCATCAAGAGACGTGGCGTGATTGGAAATATATTCATGGGTGTCATTCCTATGGTGAGCaacatcctcaaaatcGTACTTCCCTCGGGTTTGGGAAGACTAATCCAAGTCTTCAGGTATTTTATGCCTACCTTAATTTGGGAGCATATATCCTTGAGTTAGTCTGGAAGGTTGTGACTCCCATTTTTGATTTACCCGCGTCACCTTTGGAATTCTTTCAAGAGAAATCAATCACCGTCAAGTCGAAGTGAAACCTTTGAGGATGGATTGTTAGATATTAGGGCATTTGTTGAAATGACAGCTATCATTAAAAGTATTAACAGAAAAATCAAACGTGTGATAGAAGAATTGAGTGGTTGGAAGTTGCAGTTGTCTTATATTGAACCTGCTTTGTGATATCTATGATACATACAAATCAAAATGCGCGTAAAAGCAATACAGTCCTCTCTATTTTCCCATAGATTTTTCACGTCCTACGACAAAACCCCACGTCTCCCCGCCCCTCGACCATTATTATTCTCTTGCACCGGCTTTCTTGCCATCTGCAGCATCTCCGCTCTTGCACGCTACTATCTTGATCTTGGATCCGGTGACCATTTCAGACCTACGTGGATAAAATATCAGCATGAATACTTTCAAATATTTGGCATgttgaagaaaaagagaagcaaGTCAAACGCTTACCCGGCGCCAACACCTTCCATCTTGAATTGAGGATCCTTTACAACGAATGTCCACACATCATCACATAATCTATAAGTTGAAAGATGGCCTTTGATCGTGGTCTTGTTCTTCACACCTTTTTGAAGACATTCAGTCAGGGATTTGTCAAACTAATGGAAAATCATGTTAGCCAATGCGCGGAACATCGAGAGATAAACACATTTGACGAACTTGCTGAAGTACCCGCATAGCCAGTTGGGGGGGAATATCGCCTTGCGTGATCAATTCATCAAGCGCATCCGTAAGAGCTGTCCCAATACTGTATGATCCGACAAGAAACAATTAGTCCCAAGACAGTGATGTGGGAGATGAGTCATAAAGGGAACCCGACATGCCTGGATCCTCGGTAAAATTCGTAGTATGTCTGACCAGCTGACATTATCGGATGCGCTTTTGTTTACGAGGTGGTAGGTTTACAAATGGAAGGTGCAGCAGCGGTTTGAGGAGTCGCTGTTGCAATTGTAGAATCGAAGCAACATGAAGTGCAGTTGCGGAAATGGAGATGTGATTAGCCACCGCCGCCGACTCCGTAGGACGAACGGACATGTCGCAAGACTCATGGCGACGAGTAATAACAACCGCGAGCCTATCCACTGCATGCTCTGTCAGATCTGGGTAGGCATGCGTGAAGTCCTAACAAGATTACGTCACAAGTCTCGGCCTTGCAATAGTCGGTCATTTCCGAAAGGGCATTTGTTTTCGCCGATCGATCAAAGACTTGcgtcgagaagattgttAAGACGTCCTGTTAACATTGGAGCGCGAAGAAACGAAAGGAGCGGGAGTTTGCATCTTTTTCTCATGTCTGCATTATTAAGAGCTTGTACAAATCCCTCAACCATCAAAATATCACCCGTTATCAAGCCAGCATATCGACACACGACAGCCAAAATGGCATTCACAACGACGGAAGCGGTCGTGACATACCTTTTCGCCCGACCGACATTACCACCTCTTGAACCTGGCGCTAAGGTATACGACCAGAGTCTAATAAAGGCGATTGAAGGACTGGATGCGCATTCATATATCAAAGCTGGTCGGTCTCCCCTATCTCCTACTTGGCTTGGGTAAAATCTGACAAGGCGTGTGTAGCATTACATCTTGCGAATGATGATATCAACCGTTGCCACTTGATAGCTCAAGATCATGAAGGCGATCCAACAGCGGATTTATTACATGCCACTCTCCATAGACGTGAAGGTGGGTACTTCTAGGCGTTTTTAAAGGCACAACGCACATGAGCTGATAATGATATTCACTAGGTGATTACTGGAACTCCAAATAGTAGGTCTTTGGCTTAAAGAAACGTGGCGAGAGGCTCATCTGATTTCACCGCCTCGTTACAGCTGGTATTCGCACGTCAAGTCCCATCCGCTTGTACCAGACCCTTCAGATGCGAAGGCGTTCGTGGATGCATGTGCCAAAGCCAAGCCTGGAAATGATACGACATTGAAGGAAAGACAATGGACCGagctgaagaagcttgTTGAGTGGACATTAGATAACTGTCATTGAGGTGAAATAGTGAGGGAATGAGGTCAAGGATAGCCAAGCATTACCTCTGGATTGTTCAAAAGTATAAAAAGATTATAAGTACTGTCCCGTCTGGTCCGGCAAATAAGCTGTCTTTATGTAGTCCCAAAAGGCTATTCTGTCATCAATTCAGGTCTTTCAACGGAGGAATTTCTGAATGAATGAGTCCCTCTATTATTCGCGACTTTCTCATTTACATGGGCAAGTGACAGATCACAAATTGGATGATCTGTCCAAAACTTACtgcaggaagagaagagcaaTAATGTTCACCATCGTTGTTTAGTCTACAAGTACTACACTTGCTATACAACCATAATATCGGATAACTACTTCATATATATAGGTAAAACAATTCCAAGATAAATTATCAAAAACAACCTCGGAAAACAACTCTGATGTTCCAAAAAATTACCTACACCTCTTAAAGGGCATACCTAAATGACAAATTCTCCACATCTGTTCTATCCGAAAAATCCCCCCGGTCATTCTCCGTCCCCTTCCCCATTTCCACTTGTAAGCTATCCCTCCTCTTATTCTCGTACACATAATAACGCCTCAGACAAAACCCCATCGGGATCGTTGCTGCAAAACAGACCATACAAGCGAGCATTCCACTACGGTATGGCGGAGATTCGGCCGATTTCCAGAAGAAGTGACCGGCGATGTTGCCAAGGGCGTAGGCGATGAAGACCATGGCGCCAATGATGATTCGTTTGGTGTAGCCGGCGACGTTAGCGCCTGGAGCAGCGATGCAGATACCGAGGGAAGCGACGTATGATCCGAGGATGTAGTAACCAAACACTATGAAAGTTTGAATATATTAACTTACGAGCCATGTGACGACAAGAGATGCGGATGAAGGGACTTACAAAGAGCACCGCTATTACGCGTCTTATATTGGATGATAACGCCGACCAGACTGGGGTGCATATACGCCATGAGGACGTAGAGTCGGGCATTGGGGACTTTTCGAGCGATGATGGCGCCagagagggggaagaggaccTGTAAGACAGCCTGTGGAAGACCCATAAGGATGgtttggaaagaagtgTATCCGTATGATTGAAGCTATACACAATGACTAAAATCAAtatggaaaaagaggaacaGAAAGATAATGCCCACAATCAAATGAAGGAAATTGCCAATACCGCCGTTAGGTAAACTGAGAGACATGACTATGAAAAAGTAAGACCACCCTTGTGGGCAGATCCAAGGACAAAGCGCTTCCTTGACTTGATACCATTTGATTGCCTTGCTGCCCAAGGATGATTTGTTGGTTCTTACACGCTCCAACGCTATACGTTTCTCGTGAGCATAAAGAATCTTGCATGTTTGAGGGTTTTCAgggcagagaaggagaaagataaTGCCAAAGATGACGGTGATGACACCACTATACTACAAAAGTTAGTCTTGTATCATTACGTGATGCATGGGGAAAGGAGACGTACTTAAAGATGAAAATCCAGGCCCAATTGGGAATGTTGTCCACATGGATATGTCCTATCCCAAAACTAACCAACGCACCGATAAAAGATCCCAACCCATTACAGCAATACCATAAACCGACTCGTAAAGGCTGTTCCTCGCGTTTGTAGAATCGActgatgagaagaacgaAACCAGGGGTGACGAGAGCTTCGGAGCAGCCCAACAGGATACGGATAGCAGCGGCACCTCCGAAAGAACGAGGGGCAGCCATGCACATCAGGAGACCGCCCCATATGACAATTGATGTTCCCATAATTTTCGAGAGAGGAAAACGTTGCAGAATGTATCTGTACATGTGTCAGGAATATAAAGTCAAGAAAGGTCAAGTGAGAGACTCACGATCCAGGGAATTCAAAGAACAGATAACCAATGAAAAAACAACTTCCTAACCAAGAATATTGGGCCCCTATGAGGTGGAGATCTGTGCGAAAAGTAAAAACTGCAGCATAACTCATAGCACTTCGGTCAATGTACTGTAATGTGTAGGCAATCATGGTAAGCGGCAACAGTAACTACAAAGATTTTCATCAGCCGTGACATCTAGTAATAAGGGCCCAAATAACTCGCACAGTCCAACTTTCGAAGCACTCTCGTGTTGTCCTCGGGCGTGACATCGATGATAGGTAAGTCATCAAAAGAGATTCCTTCACTCTTTCCCGAGTCGTCAAGCACATGAAAACGCGCTGACTCTACTCTCTTTAAACTCTCCGTTCTCTCCTGTCCCTCGAAGTATGACACAGCCGCCTCTTGGGATCCCATAGCGtatgccttttcttcagTTAATGACCCGCTCATTGTAGATGTTGTGATATACTCAGACTCTGGATTGCCTGtgctgaggaagagaccAGTGTGAGTGGGGGAAGACGCAATCTATATAAACATGACGCTTGAGAATGAGGCGCATCAGCTGATAATCGATTAATTTGAGCTGGCGACGGCGGAATAGggctggaggagggagaataTGGAGAGGAGTAAGAGTGTTGCAGCAGAAACTGCCCAAGAACAAGCCACACGATAAGCTCAGAGAGGATTAAGTCCCAAATCCCCAATCCCAAATCTCTGTCGGTTTGTTGTCCCAAAGAACAGCGCAAAAAAGAGGTTCGATCGGGATATTTTTTTGTAGGCAGCCCTTGGCGGCGGCAAAAGGGCCTTTCACGTGGGGACGAGAGCATAGTCGGATGggatgttgatgacggCGAAGAACGGGTTCTTTATGGGCTTACCAAGAGCTAGGCGGTCGCGCATAGAGCATGTCTGGCGGTAGGTTTATTCGGACCGGCTCAGTACTTGTCATCGACAGTAAAGGGCTCATTTGTAGGCCCCCTAAAGCTGGCCGGAGCCAGATCAATAATCAAGCATAGTATCCATACAAATTTGTGCTATGCTTTATACAAGACAACTATCTGAATAGTAGAAAAGAATCTTTTTTGAGTACAACGTCAAAATCCCCCGTTATCTGGTACAGCTCCAAATTATCTCGTCCCATACGACAATCCCGAGGCTTGTGGATGCACAAAATGCGTTTGCTGAGGCTGCTCTTCCTGACCAGCCGCCCCTTCATTCACCCACTGTACTCCCGAACCCTCCATCCATGGAAAGTCAGCCATCAAGAAATCGAGCTCATTCCCCAAAGCGTTGGTCAATGCTGTATTAAGTGACGTTGTGCCCGAGGAACTCATGTTTTGCAACATTGGATCAATGACTGTCTGTCCACTGGTTCGCTTGAGCATACTGCTGCCCGACGTGAAGGATGAAGCCGATCCGGGATCCTGCGAGGGAGGTCGGGGGAGGTATTGGTTGAGCCGTCGAAGGTAGTATGCGTGAAGAGCGGGGGAGTCATGGGGATACGCCGAAGCTCCTTCAAGGGCATCGGCAGTTTTACGTATAAGGCGGCGACAGTGTTCGATTTCGACGGTTTCAAATTTATAAGGGTGTTGGCCACGACACAGCTGAGTTGGATGAGCAGTCGCTACCAATGATATGACCACCTTCAACTTACAGTAGACAAAAGTGTGGCCGCATACAAAGCAAAATGCAGAAACGTATCCGACGCAAACGTCAATTGTTGCCTATCAAGCCCCTCAAACCGTACCAAAACTGTGGTAGCAGCGTTCAAACAATGGTGGAAAGCGGGTATCGAGCTAGGTGCACCGAGGTCTAGCTGATCTTCAGGTGGCAGTCGGAGCGTCTGATTCAcgatgaggaggttgaggttgagacgCAAAGCAGACGTCCATATACGAGGCTTGTTAACGTGGCTCGAGGTTCCGCCGACTGAAGCGTTGTCAGCTATAATTTCAGACTGGTCAGATTGTGACTTACCATCAATGATATCCCTAATCCAGGCTTCAGAAGTGACATCCCAATCTTGATTCATTGTCCTTGTCAAAAGCGACAATGATAGAGCACTTCTATATGCCGGTTCACCAGGCCCTGACCCGACTAGCAAATCACGATAATGCAAGTATTTGCGTCGCAATTCCGTCGAGCAGACTAATTGGGAGtctcgaagaagagtttcAGGGCGGCTTCGTTTAAGCCAGTGATGGCTGTTGAGAGTTAGCGATTTCCCACTGATCTATAGTAAAACTCACGCCGTAGCCACGAGAGGATCATTTTGCAGTATCAACATCGGTTGTCGGAACTGCatgttgaagatggagttgaCAAAGAACAAACACAACCAAACTCGTTGTCTTAATCTAACACATTGCAATTCTTTCCCGGTCATCCGATCACTTTCAGACTTGGGTGGGATTCTACCCAAGTTGAGCTCTTTACCCATCAAAATAGCCTGTAGATTGTTAGGCAAAAATTGCAGACAGCAAAGATGACCTACCCTGCTGACATAATACCCGGctttatcatcatctggcTCTTTATGCAGAGACAGGATGACCATCGCTCGCACAGTATTGATATCTGCGATAGCCTCCGCGAATGACCAAGTCAAATGGTCCCTAGCAAGAACAAGTATTTGTTGGTGCACTGATTGAGCTGATTCTGGAGACACTGTTTGGCCGCTGGGGGATACTGAGGAAAGGTAGCGAGACATGATGCAGACTAGCTGTGTCAGCATGGTCTTGTACGGTGTAAAGTCTGACTCACGAATCGCAGTATACAAGAAAGGGGACGTCTCTCTGACATAGCTGTGGGTATGAAAACTAGGGTCTAGCATGGGAAGGGAGGTGTTCATATGCGTCAAATACCTAAGCAGGGTCAGCCCAGATTGCAGCCTCAGAAACTCTAGCTTACAGATGAAACAAAgctctcccctcctcctctgtcaAAAATCCAGCTCTTATAGGATCATCCACAAGTTCTGGCCCTTTTTGAGCAGCAACTCTTAACTTTTTTCTAGAGCTTTCGccatctgcctcttcttccaacagCTCGTCTGgtccctcttcatccacagaACCATCCTCATCCGACTCCTCACCGAGCATATGCCGTAAAGACATTTGATGGCCATGTCCGTGGTACGCTCCATGGTCGTTCTCACGCCACCCTGATTGTTTTCTGGGGTGGGCCAGCTCAGCCGGCTCAGTCGATATAAAAGGGAATCGGGGGTCGCCAAAGGAGTGCGGTAAACTCTGAGGTGGTGTCCGTTCTCTTGGCAATGTGCATTCTCCTCTGGAtgatccttctccattcgATCCTTGATCTATCAAACCGCCATTCAACAATGGCACCCTTATTCTTGATAAGTTCTTTTTGATCATTTCTGCATCCTTCGATAACGACGCGCGACTCACGGATGCTTGCGTTTTCTCCCACGATTATGCTTCTGAAATTCACAAGTCAGACTCATACGCTCACATCTTGAGCATGGATAGAGATGATTGGGATCGTCTGGTCGTGGGTTGCATCGGATCTTGATAAGGCGAGTTAGCTCGGCATAATTGATCGACAAAAAGCACACACCTTGTGGCGGCGACACTCTGTACAGGcttctctgcctctttcaACCTTGGAAGCTTTGCGCTTTGTTTCTGGGCTGTCTTCTTCAGGCTGCATCTGTGCGGAATGAGTGtgagaaaagcaaaaataataaatatGAGAGACGAATCAGAACGTTATCGAAGGTTAGCGTATGCACTCCTCCCGCGGGAAGGCCAGATCCCCGACTGCAAGTGAACAAACAACCGTGGGACCGACTGAACAAAAGGTGTACATCTATAAAACATTTCTATGATGGGAAGATGCACTCTTTTTTGCCTCATTCAAAGTGCCAACTGGGCAGAAGAAATGCATGAATTTTAATGCATGCATGACATCTCGTTTCATTCTCAAACCCGTTATCTGGCTCGGCATAAGCCTCACGCATGTCGGATATGCTCATCGCTCGGCTATTTAGAGCTCGGAATCGCCGAACATCGCTTGAATGACTCGCTGCCAAGGTATTAAATAGCTCCTGACCTATTTTGGCAACGCCCAGTTTTGACGCTTTCGACTCACCCATCCTCTCTTATACTATCGTGATGTCCTTTGATGCAGTAGTTATCGGCTCCGGGGGTAAGTTCTATCTCGTCCCGTAAAGACCTCAGCTGACGTTCACAGTCATTGGCCTCTCTATCGCCAGAGAACTGGACAACCGTGGTTTAAAGGTTGCCATTGTGGCTAGTGACCTCGCTGAAGACAGCCTCAGCGTAGGCTTTGCCAGCCCTTGGGCTGGCTGCAACTGGTATTCTTTCGCAGAAGGTGGTACGCCCGCTGCAGAATGGGACGCAATCACTTTCGGCAAGCTTGCCAAACTGGCCGAGGACCACCCCGACCTTTGTGAAAAAATCCCCTTCTGCTCTGTATGGGATCTTCCCAAGAGTGATGCTGAGAGTGAGCCTTGGTTTAAAGATCTGGTGTTTGATGTGAGTCGTTCACTTCTGCCACGGCTTGTACTTAATATAGTGCTGACATTGGTTGCAGTACAAAAAGCTCAAATCGACTTCCGGCCAGCATCTGGCAGGCGGCAAGAAGTTTGGCTACTCCTTCAAGTCTTACGTCCTTCACGCTCCCAATTACATCCGTCATCTCAGTTCAGAGATCCATGCGCGAGGCATCCCCATCCATCGCTAtcgtctctcttccatcgaCGAGGCTTACAACCTTCCAGGTATTGGCAAAgtcttcctcgtcgtcaaCGCTAGCGGCCTCGGTGCCAAGACTCTCATTGGAgtagaggatgaaaaagtcTATTCAGCTCGTGGTCAGACGGTGCTCGTGCGCGCGCCCGGTTTCAAGGCTTGTATCATGCACACTGAAGGTTTTTACGCAGACCTCGATGAGAGTGGTCGAGAAATCacccctccatccccaGCATACATTATCCCTCGTCCCGGCCCTGAAGGCCATGTTGTCCTCGGAGGTGTCTACCAAAAAGACAACTGGTCTACTCTCCCCGACTTGAAAGAGGCGGAGCGTATCCTTAAAGACTGCTACAACCTCGCGCCTGCGCTCGCAGGCCCGAACGGCAAGTCGTGGAAGGATATAGAAATCATTTCGCACAATGTGGGGCTAAGACCTGCTCGAGAGGGTGAGCCCAGGTTGGAAATTGAGGAACGAGAAGTTGGTACAGGTGCAAACGCGGGTAACGGGTATGAGGTCGCTCCCAAGTTTGGCTGTGAAGGCGAGAGGAGGAACGTGGCGGTTGTGCATGCTTATGGTATTGGATCTGCAGGGTAAGTCTCGGTTTGATGTAACATCATTTGGCTGATATCATCGCAGCTTCCAAGCGAGTTTGGGTATGGCCGAAAAAGCTTCTGATCTCGTTGAAAAGTATCTATCAGGCAGGCGCACGTCAGCGAAATTATAGACTGCGTTGTTTTCTCTTTGGAATTTTGACGCAATTATTGACATGCAAACGTAACTCAAATACACATTATATTGCCTAGTCTATTGTACAATCTACGTGCGTTATTGGCTAGGCCAGTTTGTCTACTCGAAAAATTTAACAATGTCTTTCAACTCGTACAACTTCACACCTCCCTTCGGGTAACAGATATAGGTGAGATCGCCGCTCACACCAAACTTCTCCCTAAATCCTGCCTTCTTGTCCAGCGACAAACTCTTAACAATACTCCTATAAGTCCTCTCCATGAAGGTCGCTCGGAGACCTCCAATACCATGCTTGGTCACTAAACTCTCAGATACTGCAGTACCAAAAGTAACAGGTTCACCTGGAACGGCCGACAAAGCAGCTTGGACGGTGGACTCGATAGCGTCGTGTGGAGAACCGGGGAAATCGAGAGCCCACTTAAGCTGGTATCCCTTTGAAGGCGCAAGACGAGCAAGAACGACCAGGGTGTCGATGGTTtgctcatccttcttgctcttgggCTCGTTATTCTCGCCCTTTTCATTTG is a genomic window of Cryptococcus tetragattii IND107 chromosome 7, whole genome shotgun sequence containing:
- a CDS encoding transcription initiation factor IIA subunit 2 → MSAGQTYYEFYRGSSIGTALTDALDELITQGDIPPQLAMRVLQQFDKSLTECLQKGVKNKTTIKGHLSTYRLCDDVWTFVVKDPQFKMEGVGAGSEMVTGSKIKIVACKSGDAADGKKAGARE